One part of the Bradyrhizobium sp. CB1650 genome encodes these proteins:
- a CDS encoding NAD(P)-dependent oxidoreductase — protein sequence MRILITGGGGFIGAWLARRLAGRGHQIRVLEPIGCTAQFNRIVGTAAASVEWRIGDITETDVVRAVADGCDGIVHLAGVLTPACKADPVRGAMINLVGTLNVFNAALALGIKRIVFTSSAGVYGPDDDTTPLPITHYGTFKLACEGSARAYWEDHRIASVGFRPYIVYGFGRETGLTAGPSLACRAAARREAYVIPYVGTAGLVFVDDVVAAYEAALRREPDGAHVFNLPGEVVSNDEVVAAVRAVIPDARIGIEGPVLPFAEDIGEGELRRVFPDLPATSLRDGIRRTIELYRTNP from the coding sequence ATGCGAATTCTGATCACGGGCGGCGGCGGCTTCATCGGAGCGTGGCTGGCGCGTCGGTTGGCCGGCCGCGGCCATCAGATTCGCGTGCTCGAGCCGATCGGGTGCACGGCGCAATTCAACAGGATCGTCGGGACTGCCGCCGCTTCGGTGGAGTGGCGCATCGGCGATATCACCGAGACAGATGTGGTGCGCGCCGTTGCCGATGGCTGCGATGGAATTGTCCATCTGGCCGGTGTGCTGACGCCGGCATGCAAGGCCGATCCCGTGCGCGGCGCGATGATCAACCTTGTCGGCACGTTGAACGTCTTCAATGCCGCGCTGGCACTCGGCATCAAGCGCATCGTCTTTACATCCAGCGCCGGGGTCTACGGCCCCGATGACGACACAACGCCGCTTCCCATCACGCACTATGGCACGTTCAAGCTCGCCTGCGAGGGTAGCGCACGGGCCTACTGGGAGGATCATCGGATCGCCAGCGTCGGCTTCCGGCCCTATATCGTTTATGGTTTTGGTCGGGAAACCGGATTGACCGCAGGTCCCTCGCTCGCATGCCGCGCGGCGGCGCGTCGCGAGGCCTATGTCATTCCCTATGTCGGCACTGCCGGTCTCGTCTTTGTCGATGACGTGGTCGCTGCCTACGAGGCAGCCCTGCGGCGCGAACCCGACGGGGCCCATGTCTTCAACCTTCCGGGCGAGGTGGTTTCGAACGACGAGGTCGTGGCAGCCGTCAGGGCCGTCATACCCGATGCGCGCATCGGCATCGAAGGACCCGTGCTGCCCTTTGCCGAAGATATCGGCGAAGGCGAGTTGCGCCGCGTATTCCCCGATCTGCCTGCCACGTCGCTGCGTGACGGCATTCGCCGCACGATCGAGCTCTATCGGACGAACCCGTGA
- a CDS encoding sugar phosphate isomerase/epimerase — protein MLPVLGAHTFGFAWDCRAEEAVERLAAHGYRAIQLMATPPHFDPWEQDAARTQRIRTLVGRHGLSLLALDLASSDINLASPASHVVDFAVASYAATIDRAAELGARWICVGSGRRHALLAKANDRLMVSFREAFARIHDKATRAGVPIILENHPQGLLASAGDIVRFLDAEGYTDMPVIYDVANAMAIGEDPVEGLKTLWPRLGIVHLSDSPKGQWRHDPIGTGEIDFAAIAAELRQRAYGGRIVLEILSERPLQDLGAGAAALQRQGLAFAR, from the coding sequence ATGCTGCCGGTGCTCGGTGCCCATACCTTCGGATTCGCGTGGGATTGTCGCGCAGAGGAAGCCGTCGAGCGGCTCGCCGCGCACGGCTATCGCGCCATTCAGTTGATGGCGACGCCGCCGCACTTCGATCCATGGGAGCAGGATGCAGCGCGCACGCAACGCATCCGCACGCTGGTGGGGCGTCATGGCCTGTCGCTGCTGGCGCTCGATCTCGCCAGCAGCGATATCAATCTTGCGAGCCCGGCCTCGCATGTCGTCGATTTCGCCGTCGCGTCCTATGCCGCGACGATCGACCGGGCGGCCGAGCTCGGTGCGCGCTGGATCTGCGTCGGCTCGGGACGCCGGCATGCGCTCCTCGCCAAGGCCAATGACCGGCTGATGGTCAGCTTTCGCGAGGCCTTCGCCCGGATTCACGATAAGGCGACGCGCGCCGGCGTGCCGATCATCCTCGAAAACCATCCGCAGGGGCTTCTCGCCAGCGCCGGCGACATCGTTCGATTCCTCGACGCCGAAGGCTACACCGACATGCCGGTGATCTACGATGTCGCAAACGCCATGGCGATCGGTGAGGATCCGGTCGAGGGTCTCAAGACCCTGTGGCCGCGTCTCGGTATCGTTCATCTGTCCGACAGTCCAAAAGGACAATGGCGACACGATCCGATCGGCACCGGCGAGATCGACTTCGCCGCTATCGCGGCAGAGCTGCGACAGCGTGCCTATGGGGGCAGGATCGTTCTCGAAATTCTCTCGGAGCGGCCGCTTCAGGATCTCGGCGCGGGCGCCGCAGCGCTACAGCGGCAGGGACTAGCCTTCGCGCGATAG